A single Xylanimonas cellulosilytica DSM 15894 DNA region contains:
- the sufB gene encoding Fe-S cluster assembly protein SufB, with protein MTAPTEQRTDKPSDDEIIASIGSYEYGWHDSDIAGATAQRGLSEAVVRNISALKNEPEWMLNQRLKALRLFGKKPMPSWGADLSGIDFDNIKYFVRSTEKQASSWEELPEDIKVTYDRLGIPEAEKQRLVAGVAAQYESEVVYHQIREDLEEQGVIFVDTDTGLRDYPELFQEYFGTVIPSGDNKFAALNSAVWSGGSFVYVPPGVHVEIPLQAYFRINTENMGQFERTLIIADEGSYVHYVEGCTAPIYSSDSLHSAVVEIIVKKNARVRYTTIQNWSNNVYNLVTKRATAAEGATMEWVDGNIGSKVTMKYPAIYLLGEHAKGETLSIAFAGEGQHQDAGSKMVHAAPNTSSSIISKSVARGGGRTSYRGLVQILEGASHSASNVLCDALLVDQISRSDTYPYVDVREDDVSMGHEATVSRVSEDQLFYLMSRGMPETEAMAMIVRGFVEPIARELPMEYALELNRLIELQMEGSVG; from the coding sequence ATGACTGCACCAACTGAGCAGCGCACCGACAAGCCGAGTGACGACGAGATCATCGCCTCGATCGGCTCCTACGAGTACGGCTGGCACGACTCCGACATCGCCGGTGCCACGGCACAGCGCGGTCTCTCGGAGGCGGTCGTGCGCAACATCTCGGCGCTGAAGAACGAGCCCGAGTGGATGCTCAACCAGCGACTCAAGGCGCTGCGCCTGTTCGGCAAGAAGCCCATGCCCAGCTGGGGCGCGGACCTGTCGGGCATCGACTTCGACAACATCAAGTACTTCGTGCGGTCCACGGAGAAGCAGGCCTCCTCGTGGGAGGAGCTGCCCGAGGACATCAAGGTGACGTACGACCGCCTCGGCATCCCCGAGGCGGAGAAGCAGCGCCTCGTCGCGGGCGTCGCCGCACAGTACGAGTCCGAGGTCGTCTACCACCAGATCCGCGAGGACCTGGAGGAGCAGGGCGTCATCTTCGTCGACACCGACACGGGCCTGCGCGACTACCCGGAGCTCTTCCAGGAGTACTTCGGCACCGTGATCCCGTCCGGCGACAACAAGTTCGCCGCGCTGAACTCGGCCGTCTGGTCGGGCGGTTCGTTCGTGTACGTGCCGCCGGGCGTGCACGTCGAGATCCCGCTGCAGGCCTACTTCCGCATCAACACGGAGAACATGGGCCAGTTCGAGCGGACGCTGATCATCGCCGACGAGGGCTCGTACGTGCACTACGTCGAGGGCTGCACCGCTCCGATCTACAGCTCGGACTCGCTGCACTCCGCCGTCGTCGAGATCATCGTCAAGAAGAACGCCCGCGTGCGGTACACGACCATCCAGAACTGGTCGAACAACGTGTACAACCTGGTGACCAAGCGCGCCACGGCCGCCGAGGGCGCCACCATGGAGTGGGTCGACGGCAACATCGGCTCCAAGGTGACGATGAAGTACCCGGCGATCTACCTGCTGGGCGAGCACGCCAAGGGCGAGACGCTGTCGATCGCGTTCGCCGGCGAGGGCCAGCACCAGGACGCCGGCTCGAAGATGGTGCACGCCGCGCCGAACACGTCGTCGTCGATCATCTCCAAGTCGGTGGCGCGCGGCGGTGGGCGCACCTCCTACCGCGGCCTGGTGCAGATCCTCGAGGGGGCCTCGCACTCCGCGTCCAACGTGCTGTGCGACGCGCTGCTCGTCGACCAGATCTCGCGGTCCGACACCTACCCGTACGTGGACGTCCGCGAGGACGACGTGTCGATGGGCCACGAGGCCACCGTGTCCCGCGTGAGCGAGGACCAGCTGTTCTACCTGATGTCCCGAGGCATGCCCGAGACCGAGGCCATGGCCATGATCGTGCGCGGGTTCGTCGAGCCCATCGCCCGCGAGCTGCCCATGGAGTACGCCCTCGAGCTGAACCGCCTCATCGAGCTGCAGATGGAAGGGTCCGTCGGCTGA
- a CDS encoding non-heme iron oxygenase ferredoxin subunit produces MVSQYACGVADLGKEEALLVELDGPDGASVPVAVVRDADGEYHAVSDICSHGQVSLSDGEVTGCLIECWLHGSQFDLRTGKPVQLPAIKPVPVYPVSVVGDDVLVDVDNPLAPAAL; encoded by the coding sequence ATGGTCTCGCAGTACGCCTGTGGGGTAGCAGACCTCGGGAAGGAGGAGGCGCTGCTCGTCGAGCTCGACGGGCCTGACGGCGCCTCCGTGCCGGTCGCGGTCGTCCGCGACGCCGACGGCGAGTACCACGCCGTCAGCGACATCTGCTCGCACGGTCAGGTCTCGCTGTCCGACGGCGAGGTGACCGGCTGCCTCATCGAGTGCTGGCTGCACGGCTCACAGTTCGACCTGCGCACCGGCAAGCCCGTGCAGCTGCCCGCGATCAAGCCCGTCCCCGTGTACCCGGTGTCCGTCGTCGGTGACGACGTGCTGGTCGACGTCGACAACCCCCTGGCGCCCGCCGCCCTCTGA
- a CDS encoding carbohydrate ABC transporter permease: MSTSTTSADTTPRRVRDHHARAARRRAFTWVQAVLLLLVMLLINMPLILTAVNSFRPRLDIMAGSTLVPERVTLENYQAVFGTTRYTEWFLNSVWVSLVATVVVLIASGFAGYSLSRYRTRVNSVYSNMLMVFQLFPLVLSIVGLMVLFVSVGLTKTFVPAIVLYIVMALPFCTWMFKGFFDSIPRELEEAARVDGCSSFRAMISVVIPLAGPGAAAVAIYAFLLAYNEYMVASAFLKNPSSLNTISIGLRSFFQQNTTEWGQMLAASTLAVLPPLVLFLLVQKWMIRGMAAGAVKG; the protein is encoded by the coding sequence ATGAGTACCTCCACCACATCTGCTGACACCACCCCCAGGAGGGTCCGCGACCACCACGCCCGTGCCGCCCGCCGGCGGGCGTTCACCTGGGTGCAGGCCGTCCTGCTGCTCCTGGTCATGCTGCTGATCAACATGCCGCTGATCCTGACCGCCGTGAACTCGTTCCGCCCCCGGCTCGACATCATGGCCGGATCCACCCTCGTGCCCGAGCGTGTGACCCTGGAGAACTACCAGGCCGTGTTCGGCACGACCCGCTACACGGAGTGGTTCCTCAACTCGGTCTGGGTCTCCCTCGTCGCCACCGTCGTCGTGCTGATCGCCTCGGGTTTCGCGGGCTACTCGTTGTCGCGCTACCGAACGAGGGTCAACTCCGTCTACTCGAACATGCTGATGGTCTTCCAGCTGTTCCCGCTCGTCCTGTCGATCGTCGGCCTGATGGTGCTGTTCGTCTCCGTCGGACTGACCAAGACGTTCGTCCCGGCGATCGTGCTGTACATCGTGATGGCGCTGCCGTTCTGCACGTGGATGTTCAAGGGGTTCTTCGACTCGATCCCGCGCGAGCTCGAGGAGGCGGCGCGCGTCGACGGGTGCTCGTCGTTCCGCGCGATGATCTCTGTCGTCATCCCGCTCGCCGGTCCCGGTGCGGCCGCGGTGGCGATCTACGCCTTCCTCCTGGCGTACAACGAGTACATGGTCGCGTCGGCGTTCCTGAAGAACCCGTCGTCGCTCAACACGATCTCGATCGGCCTGAGGTCGTTCTTCCAGCAGAACACCACCGAGTGGGGTCAGATGCTGGCTGCTTCCACGCTGGCGGTGCTGCCGCCGCTGGTGCTGTTCCTGCTGGTCCAGAAGTGGATGATCCGGGGCATGGCGGCCGGCGCCGTGAAGGGGTGA
- a CDS encoding helix-turn-helix transcriptional regulator: MPNQQATRAVVPANAEPGEESAESTRRRVLGLVASDGPVTAADLAARLGLTSAGVRRHLAQLEEDGTITVHSTPGVAPVRRGRPARAYVVTSGGQGELHDAYSEVAVQALRHLRAAGGESAVVGFAAQRYDDVVERLMPQLTATDPAERAAQLAAALSHEGYAASVRPVAAATLVPIAQLCQGHCPVQHVAEEFPELCEAEARAFAELLGTHVQRLATIAGGAHACVTNLPLGIAQAPTAAQIPEGTR, translated from the coding sequence GTGCCGAACCAGCAGGCCACACGTGCCGTCGTTCCCGCGAACGCCGAACCCGGCGAGGAGTCCGCCGAGTCGACCCGTCGCCGCGTCCTCGGGCTCGTCGCGAGCGACGGGCCCGTCACGGCAGCGGATCTCGCGGCCCGGCTCGGCCTCACCTCGGCCGGCGTACGCCGTCACCTGGCCCAGCTCGAGGAGGACGGAACCATCACCGTGCACTCCACGCCGGGTGTGGCGCCCGTCCGCCGGGGCCGCCCCGCACGGGCCTACGTGGTCACGTCGGGCGGGCAGGGCGAGCTGCACGACGCGTACTCCGAGGTGGCGGTGCAGGCGCTGCGGCACCTGCGCGCGGCCGGCGGAGAGTCCGCCGTCGTCGGCTTCGCAGCCCAGCGGTACGACGACGTCGTCGAGCGGCTCATGCCGCAGCTCACGGCGACCGACCCCGCCGAACGGGCGGCCCAGCTCGCCGCCGCGCTGTCCCACGAGGGATACGCGGCGTCGGTGCGGCCCGTGGCGGCGGCCACGCTGGTGCCGATCGCCCAGCTGTGCCAGGGTCACTGCCCGGTCCAGCACGTCGCCGAGGAGTTCCCCGAGCTGTGCGAAGCGGAAGCTCGCGCCTTCGCGGAGCTGCTCGGCACGCACGTCCAGCGCCTGGCCACGATCGCAGGCGGCGCGCACGCCTGCGTCACGAACCTCCCCCTGGGCATCGCCCAGGCACCTACTGCGGCGCAGATCCCGGAAGGAACACGATGA
- a CDS encoding metal-sulfur cluster assembly factor yields the protein MTDSVVTPSPTTVADVEEALRDVIDPELGINVVDLGLVYGIQLDQNGYATIDMTLTSAACPLTDVIEDQSTQALEGLVTGMHVNWVWMPPWGPEKITDEGREQLRMLGFNV from the coding sequence ATGACCGACTCCGTGGTGACACCGAGCCCCACCACCGTCGCCGACGTCGAAGAAGCGCTGCGCGACGTCATCGACCCCGAGCTGGGCATCAACGTCGTCGACCTCGGCCTCGTCTACGGTATCCAGCTCGACCAGAACGGCTACGCGACCATCGACATGACGCTCACCTCGGCGGCCTGCCCGCTCACCGACGTCATCGAGGACCAGTCCACGCAGGCGCTCGAAGGGCTCGTGACCGGCATGCACGTCAACTGGGTGTGGATGCCGCCGTGGGGGCCGGAGAAGATCACGGACGAGGGCCGCGAGCAGCTGCGGATGCTGGGGTTCAACGTCTGA
- the sufC gene encoding Fe-S cluster assembly ATPase SufC, translating into MSTLEIRDLHVSVETKEGAKPILRGVDLTIKSGETHAIMGPNGSGKSTLASALAGHPKYQVTSGTVTLDGEDVLAMTVDERARAGLFLAMQYPVEVPGVSVANFLRTAKTAISGQAPALRHWGKEVKGAMENLRIDSTFAERSVNEGFSGGEKKRHEILQLELFKPHFAILDETDSGLDVDALRVVSEGVNRAKESTDVGVLLITHYTRILRYITPDFVHVFVDGKIAEEGGPELAERLESEGYDRYVGTGATMA; encoded by the coding sequence ATGTCCACCCTGGAGATCCGCGACCTCCACGTCTCCGTCGAGACGAAGGAGGGCGCCAAGCCGATCCTGCGCGGCGTCGACCTGACCATCAAGAGCGGCGAGACCCACGCCATCATGGGCCCCAACGGCTCGGGCAAGTCGACGCTCGCCTCGGCGCTCGCCGGCCACCCCAAGTACCAGGTGACCTCCGGCACCGTCACGCTGGACGGCGAGGACGTCCTCGCGATGACCGTCGACGAGCGCGCCCGCGCCGGCCTCTTCCTGGCCATGCAGTACCCCGTCGAGGTGCCGGGTGTCTCGGTCGCCAACTTCCTGCGCACCGCCAAGACCGCCATCTCCGGCCAGGCGCCCGCCCTGCGGCACTGGGGCAAGGAGGTCAAGGGTGCGATGGAGAACCTGCGCATCGACTCCACCTTCGCCGAGCGCTCGGTCAACGAGGGCTTCTCCGGCGGCGAGAAGAAGCGCCACGAGATCCTGCAGCTCGAGCTGTTCAAGCCGCACTTCGCGATCCTGGACGAGACCGACTCCGGCCTCGACGTCGACGCCCTGCGCGTCGTCTCGGAGGGCGTGAACCGGGCCAAGGAGTCGACCGACGTCGGCGTCCTGCTCATCACGCACTACACGCGCATCCTGCGCTACATCACGCCGGACTTCGTGCACGTCTTCGTCGACGGCAAGATCGCCGAGGAGGGCGGCCCCGAGCTCGCCGAGCGTCTCGAGTCCGAGGGCTACGACCGGTACGTCGGTACCGGCGCCACGATGGCCTGA
- the sufU gene encoding Fe-S cluster assembly sulfur transfer protein SufU — translation MSALEQMYQQVILDHAKRPHGRGLVPAAAGAASGESHQVNPTCGDEVTLRVAVADGVVTGVSWEGQGCSISQASTSVMTELVTGQPLAEVAHLDEVFHALMSSRGKGLDSEDDEDLLGDATAFTGTSQYPARIKCALLGWAALKDSLARSGALAS, via the coding sequence ATGAGCGCGCTCGAGCAGATGTATCAGCAGGTCATCCTGGACCACGCGAAGCGCCCGCACGGCCGGGGCCTCGTGCCCGCCGCCGCCGGGGCGGCGTCGGGGGAGTCGCACCAGGTCAACCCCACCTGCGGCGACGAGGTGACCCTGCGCGTCGCCGTCGCCGACGGCGTCGTCACGGGCGTCTCGTGGGAGGGGCAGGGCTGCTCGATCTCGCAGGCGTCCACGTCCGTGATGACCGAGCTGGTCACCGGGCAGCCCTTGGCCGAGGTCGCGCACCTCGACGAGGTGTTCCACGCCCTCATGTCCTCGCGAGGCAAGGGCCTCGACTCCGAGGACGACGAAGACCTGCTCGGGGACGCGACCGCGTTCACCGGCACCTCGCAGTACCCCGCCCGTATCAAGTGCGCGCTGCTCGGCTGGGCCGCGCTCAAGGACTCGCTGGCGCGTTCGGGCGCGCTGGCCTCGTGA
- a CDS encoding SufS family cysteine desulfurase, with translation MVMNPVVEPVEATSGIGAVVSTGSATGTPVDWSAVRSDFPLLGRTVRGGRPLVYLDSAATSQKPNVVLEAEVDFYEQRNAAVHRGAHFLAEEATSAFEEARTAVAAFVGADDDEIVWTSGATAAINLVAYAFSNATLGRGGAAASRFALRPGDEIVVTRAEHHANLVPWQELAARTGAVLRWFEVSDDGRLSLDDGVITERTRIVAFAHASNVTGAVAPVAALVAAAKAVGAYTVLDACQSVPHLPVDLHALDVDFAAFSGHKMLGPTGVGALYGRRELLADLPPVTTGGSMVEVVTMESTTYAPPPQRFEAGTQMVAQAVGLGVAAQWLGELGMPAVAEHERALAAELLRIADIPGVRVIGPLDTTDRLAVVSFVVDGVHAHDVGQVLDDRGIAVRVGHHCAQPLHRRFGVAATARASASVYTTLDDVVAFREALAGVRAFFGAA, from the coding sequence ATGGTCATGAACCCGGTGGTCGAGCCTGTCGAAGCCACGTCCGGTATCGGTGCTGTGGTCTCGACAGGCTCGGCCACCGGGACACCGGTCGACTGGAGCGCCGTGCGCTCCGACTTCCCGCTGCTCGGGCGCACGGTGCGCGGCGGTCGACCTCTCGTCTACCTCGACTCCGCCGCCACCTCGCAGAAGCCGAACGTGGTCCTCGAGGCCGAGGTCGACTTCTACGAGCAGCGGAACGCCGCCGTGCACCGTGGCGCGCACTTCCTCGCCGAGGAGGCGACGTCGGCCTTCGAGGAGGCCCGCACCGCGGTCGCCGCGTTCGTCGGGGCCGACGACGACGAGATCGTCTGGACCTCCGGCGCGACGGCGGCGATCAACCTCGTCGCCTACGCGTTCTCCAACGCCACCCTCGGCCGGGGCGGCGCCGCCGCCTCCCGGTTCGCGCTGCGCCCCGGTGACGAGATCGTCGTCACCCGGGCTGAGCACCACGCCAACCTCGTGCCGTGGCAGGAGCTCGCCGCCCGCACCGGCGCCGTGCTGCGCTGGTTCGAGGTGTCCGACGACGGCCGGCTCTCGCTCGACGACGGCGTGATCACGGAACGCACCCGGATCGTCGCGTTCGCGCACGCCTCCAACGTGACCGGCGCCGTGGCACCCGTGGCCGCCCTTGTCGCGGCCGCGAAGGCCGTCGGCGCGTACACCGTGCTCGACGCCTGCCAGTCCGTACCGCACCTGCCCGTCGACCTGCACGCCCTCGATGTCGACTTCGCCGCCTTCTCCGGGCACAAGATGCTCGGCCCCACCGGCGTCGGCGCCCTGTACGGACGACGCGAGCTGCTCGCCGACCTGCCACCCGTGACCACCGGCGGGTCCATGGTCGAGGTCGTCACCATGGAGTCGACCACCTACGCACCCCCGCCGCAGCGGTTCGAGGCCGGCACGCAGATGGTCGCGCAGGCCGTCGGCCTCGGCGTCGCCGCGCAATGGCTCGGCGAGCTCGGGATGCCCGCGGTCGCCGAGCACGAGCGTGCGCTCGCCGCCGAGCTGCTTCGCATTGCCGACATCCCCGGGGTGCGGGTGATCGGGCCGCTCGACACGACCGACCGGCTCGCCGTGGTGTCCTTCGTCGTCGACGGCGTGCACGCCCACGACGTCGGGCAGGTGCTCGACGACCGCGGCATCGCGGTGCGCGTCGGGCACCACTGCGCGCAGCCGCTGCACCGCCGGTTCGGGGTGGCCGCCACCGCGCGCGCCTCGGCGTCGGTCTACACGACCCTCGACGACGTCGTGGCGTTCCGGGAAGCCCTGGCGGGGGTCCGGGCGTTCTTCGGAGCGGCGTAG
- a CDS encoding carbohydrate ABC transporter permease, whose protein sequence is MFQGITYSFQKGVMAKPSQGWVGLDNYRTVLNDPAFWDAVQFTIVFTIGGVVLSYALGLLLALALVRNIPMRGFIRVGLILPWVVPPIVGMNSWRWMLQDQAGAVNQVITFFGGEPIFFFNDPDMTVLAVIIAKAWRSFPFMLVSLMATLASLDDTILEAASIDGANSWQKFWRITFPQILPMSAILWVLMTIWSVNDYETPYLLTNNSANARNLMIYTFDTSIFGINGLGVGSASAVITLAVLGVLAYFMLKLQRAGGNDR, encoded by the coding sequence ATGTTCCAGGGCATCACGTACTCCTTCCAGAAGGGGGTGATGGCGAAGCCCTCGCAGGGCTGGGTCGGGCTCGACAACTACCGAACGGTCCTCAACGACCCGGCGTTCTGGGACGCCGTCCAGTTCACGATCGTGTTCACGATCGGTGGGGTGGTGCTGTCCTACGCGCTGGGGCTGCTGCTGGCGCTGGCCCTGGTGCGCAACATCCCGATGCGAGGCTTTATCCGCGTCGGGCTGATCCTGCCGTGGGTGGTTCCGCCGATCGTCGGTATGAACTCCTGGCGGTGGATGCTCCAGGACCAGGCCGGAGCGGTCAACCAGGTCATCACGTTCTTCGGCGGCGAACCGATCTTCTTCTTCAACGATCCCGACATGACCGTCCTCGCTGTGATCATCGCCAAGGCGTGGCGCTCGTTCCCGTTCATGCTGGTCTCGCTGATGGCCACCCTCGCGTCGCTGGACGACACCATCCTGGAGGCCGCCTCCATCGACGGTGCGAACTCGTGGCAGAAGTTCTGGCGAATCACGTTCCCGCAGATCCTCCCGATGAGCGCGATCCTGTGGGTGCTCATGACCATCTGGTCTGTCAACGACTACGAGACGCCGTACCTGCTGACGAACAACTCGGCCAACGCACGCAACCTGATGATCTACACCTTCGACACGTCGATCTTCGGCATCAACGGGCTCGGCGTCGGGTCGGCGTCAGCCGTGATCACGCTCGCGGTGCTGGGCGTGCTGGCGTACTTCATGCTCAAGCTGCAGAGAGCAGGCGGGAACGACCGATGA
- the sufD gene encoding Fe-S cluster assembly protein SufD yields the protein MSLTTDHSRAVADGAHTHGVVVPVGSRAERLTSFDLADIPVPTGREEEWRFSPVARLQPLFAADLGESGVRVDVVPAPEVKVETVGRDDARLGTAGKPGDRTAVTAWNAFEQATVVTIPAEAVATDVTAVRITGASKDASVAHLLIHAERFSEAVVVVDHVGDATLNETVEIVVDEGAHLTVVSVQDWADGAVHASSHRSTIARDGRLKHVVVTFGGDVVRITPDATFTGEGAEVEMDGLYFADTDQHQEHRLFVDHAQPRCKSRVTYKGALQGVGAHTVWVGDVLIQAAAEGTDTYELNRNLVLTDGARADSVPNLEIETGEIEGAGHASATGRFDDEQLFYLMSRGIHETAARRLVVRGFFAELIEQIGVPAVQDRLLASIEAELEKSMSVITGEA from the coding sequence ATGTCGTTGACTACCGATCACTCTCGCGCCGTCGCCGACGGCGCCCACACGCACGGCGTCGTCGTCCCCGTCGGGTCACGTGCCGAGCGCCTCACCTCGTTCGACCTCGCCGACATCCCCGTGCCCACCGGGCGCGAGGAGGAGTGGCGCTTCAGCCCTGTCGCGCGCCTCCAGCCGCTGTTCGCGGCCGACCTGGGCGAGTCCGGCGTGCGCGTCGACGTCGTCCCGGCGCCCGAGGTCAAGGTCGAGACCGTCGGCCGCGACGACGCGCGGCTCGGGACGGCCGGCAAGCCCGGCGACCGCACCGCCGTCACCGCGTGGAACGCGTTCGAGCAGGCCACCGTCGTGACGATCCCGGCCGAGGCCGTGGCCACCGACGTCACCGCCGTCCGGATCACCGGCGCGTCGAAGGACGCCAGCGTCGCGCACCTGCTCATCCACGCGGAGCGGTTCAGCGAGGCCGTCGTCGTCGTCGACCACGTCGGGGACGCCACGCTCAACGAGACCGTCGAGATCGTCGTCGACGAGGGCGCGCACCTGACCGTCGTCTCCGTCCAGGACTGGGCCGACGGCGCCGTGCACGCCTCCTCGCACCGTTCCACGATCGCCCGCGACGGCCGCCTCAAGCACGTCGTCGTCACCTTCGGCGGCGACGTCGTCCGCATCACCCCGGACGCCACGTTCACGGGCGAGGGCGCCGAGGTCGAGATGGACGGGCTGTACTTCGCCGACACCGACCAGCACCAGGAGCACCGCCTCTTCGTGGACCACGCGCAGCCCCGCTGCAAGTCCCGCGTGACCTACAAGGGCGCGCTGCAGGGCGTCGGCGCCCACACCGTGTGGGTGGGTGACGTGCTCATCCAGGCCGCGGCCGAGGGCACCGACACCTACGAGCTCAACCGCAACCTCGTGCTCACCGACGGCGCCCGCGCCGACTCCGTGCCCAACCTCGAGATCGAGACGGGCGAGATCGAGGGCGCCGGCCACGCCTCCGCCACCGGCCGGTTCGACGACGAGCAGCTCTTCTACCTCATGTCGCGCGGCATCCACGAGACCGCCGCACGGCGCCTCGTCGTGCGCGGCTTCTTCGCCGAGCTCATCGAGCAGATCGGCGTCCCCGCCGTGCAGGACCGCCTGCTCGCCTCCATCGAGGCCGAGCTGGAGAAGTCGATGTCCGTCATCACCGGCGAGGCCTGA
- a CDS encoding helix-turn-helix domain-containing protein has translation MPTHLLLPVLRETARASDRPVLVVANYIGATLRDLLAAEGFSFADATGWVRLAVDNPLILLTGRGADRAPRDRTSSAVTRLNGIAANRTIRALTTSDLPLGVRALAAAAQVSPGSVSKLLVTLATEGAVDRDDTGRVTAVRARAVVRRWVADYGFTTSNRGAEFFIAPRGLSRTLQRLTSTPLVALTGSAAARTLLPDGVVPVVPLTLLAVYTPTPTSLAADLGLIPATASTANVVIAAPQDPDILSDDGVSVAPATLVLADLLTLPGRSDAEAEQLMNTLSVTNRSWEDTNGLRA, from the coding sequence ATGCCTACCCACCTCCTGCTCCCCGTGCTGCGTGAGACCGCGCGGGCTTCCGATCGCCCCGTACTGGTGGTCGCCAACTACATCGGCGCGACGCTGCGAGACCTCCTGGCGGCCGAGGGCTTCAGCTTCGCCGACGCCACCGGCTGGGTCCGCCTCGCCGTCGACAACCCACTCATCCTGCTCACCGGCCGCGGTGCCGACCGAGCGCCACGTGACCGGACGTCGTCGGCCGTGACCCGCCTCAACGGCATCGCCGCGAACCGCACGATCCGCGCGCTGACGACGTCGGACCTGCCCCTCGGCGTCCGTGCTCTCGCCGCGGCCGCGCAGGTCTCCCCCGGGTCTGTCTCCAAGCTCCTCGTCACCCTCGCCACCGAGGGAGCCGTCGACCGAGACGACACCGGCAGAGTCACCGCCGTCCGCGCCCGCGCGGTCGTGCGCCGATGGGTTGCCGACTACGGGTTCACGACATCCAACCGCGGCGCGGAGTTCTTCATCGCCCCTCGCGGCCTGTCCCGGACCCTCCAGCGCCTCACCTCGACCCCTCTCGTCGCGCTCACCGGATCGGCCGCGGCACGCACGCTCCTACCCGACGGCGTCGTGCCCGTCGTGCCGCTCACGCTCCTCGCGGTCTACACGCCGACCCCGACGTCGCTGGCGGCCGACCTCGGGCTGATCCCCGCGACCGCGTCTACGGCGAACGTCGTCATCGCAGCCCCGCAAGACCCCGACATCCTTTCCGACGACGGCGTGTCAGTAGCACCTGCCACCCTCGTCCTCGCAGACCTGCTCACGCTCCCCGGGCGGTCCGACGCGGAGGCCGAGCAGCTCATGAACACCTTGAGCGTGACGAACCGTTCCTGGGAGGACACCAATGGGCTTCGCGCCTGA
- a CDS encoding ABC transporter substrate-binding protein, with amino-acid sequence MRIHRRSLALVSAAALGVAGLTACGSSAPDTGDGGDEDVTLEFWDMSWGPAGQYDVKAQELVDKFEDENPGITVNYTLNTWDNWYQTFAQAVASGTAPDVSTGGGFQPFGLQQDAEAILPLNSLVEKWQDDGTADDFTEGMLDYYKDADGNYLAIPWATDIRVWYYRTDLLEQAGVEVPTTYDELKAACDAVHGLGADIYGIADGGTPHWTFMQGIANGAGMFDESGNAQLTTNPKELAALEYIASMGQGGSGCINPSATTITQDDAIALFDQGKAAFVMDSPSFGPHISAETQEVTKVLPPLANADGDKLGLYFVNGIMAYSQTQHPEETMKFIEYWSGIGDQLMLAGASGVSPRTSLDANPAFDEAFLYRESAELWGAPTGQPLFAQAPNGFAALNTIDGDPTMLDLERALFAGNDVRAAAEAAQQKVQGFVDAGQ; translated from the coding sequence ATGAGGATCCACCGCAGGTCACTCGCTCTCGTTTCCGCGGCCGCCCTCGGCGTCGCCGGCCTCACGGCCTGCGGTTCGTCGGCGCCCGACACCGGCGACGGCGGCGACGAGGACGTCACCCTGGAGTTCTGGGACATGTCCTGGGGCCCCGCCGGACAGTACGACGTCAAGGCCCAGGAACTGGTCGACAAGTTCGAGGACGAGAACCCCGGCATCACCGTCAACTACACCCTGAACACCTGGGACAACTGGTACCAGACGTTCGCCCAGGCGGTGGCGTCGGGCACCGCGCCTGACGTCTCCACCGGTGGCGGCTTCCAGCCGTTCGGCCTCCAGCAGGACGCCGAGGCGATCCTGCCGCTCAACTCGCTGGTCGAGAAGTGGCAGGACGACGGCACCGCGGACGACTTCACCGAAGGCATGCTCGACTACTACAAGGACGCGGACGGCAACTACCTCGCCATCCCGTGGGCGACCGACATCCGCGTGTGGTACTACCGCACCGACCTGCTCGAGCAGGCGGGGGTCGAGGTGCCCACCACCTACGACGAGCTCAAGGCCGCCTGTGACGCCGTCCACGGTCTCGGCGCCGACATCTACGGCATCGCCGACGGCGGCACCCCGCACTGGACCTTCATGCAGGGCATCGCCAACGGTGCCGGCATGTTCGACGAATCCGGCAACGCGCAGCTCACGACCAACCCGAAGGAGCTGGCCGCGCTGGAGTACATCGCCTCCATGGGCCAGGGCGGCTCCGGCTGCATCAACCCGTCGGCCACGACCATCACGCAGGACGACGCCATCGCCCTGTTCGACCAGGGCAAGGCCGCGTTCGTGATGGACTCACCGTCCTTCGGTCCGCACATCTCCGCCGAGACCCAGGAGGTCACCAAGGTTCTGCCCCCGCTCGCGAACGCCGACGGCGACAAGCTCGGTCTGTACTTCGTCAACGGGATCATGGCCTACAGCCAGACCCAGCATCCTGAAGAGACCATGAAGTTCATCGAGTACTGGTCCGGCATCGGCGACCAGCTCATGCTGGCGGGCGCCTCCGGCGTCTCGCCGCGCACGTCCCTCGACGCCAACCCGGCCTTCGACGAGGCGTTCCTCTACCGCGAGTCCGCCGAGCTCTGGGGCGCTCCCACCGGTCAGCCGTTGTTCGCGCAGGCCCCGAACGGCTTCGCGGCCCTGAACACCATCGACGGCGACCCGACCATGCTCGACCTGGAGCGGGCGCTGTTCGCAGGGAACGACGTGCGGGCAGCGGCCGAGGCCGCCCAGCAGAAGGTCCAAGGGTTCGTCGACGCCGGTCAGTGA